The sequence TGGGTAAGAAACAAGTACAAGAAAAGGAGAGGCCTCACAAAAGCGGGTAAATGGCTCCAAGCTCTTGCTCGCAGGGAGCCTCATCTATTTGTACACTGGACAATGGGGATATTCTATATGGCTGGATAATGGGAGCCGGATGAATCGAGAGGTTCAAGTCCGGTTCTGAGAGAGCCTGGGGGTGAAATCCCCCTGGGCTACTCACCGAATTGAATTTCCTCTCATTAGGTTGTCTTCTTCTATGATGTCTGGGAGCATAGCGGCTGTTGCCGGGTCGAAAGAGATATCCAGCGTTGAGACTATTAGTTGAAAGACAAAGAGGAGTGTTATGGTTAGAGCTTCAATGTTTGCAAGGTATGCTATTGTCAGAATCGCGGCTCCTCTAGCAAAATCCATGTATATCATGATAAGCTTGCGGTTGAATCTATCACCCAAGACTCCCGCTATCGGGCCGAAGAGTATTCTGGGGAGCATAGTAACAATAGAGAAAGTACCCATCATTGCCCCGGAGCCTGTAATATCGAGAATGTAAAGCGGGATTGCCAAAGCCTGGACACCACTTCCAATGAGCGAGACTAATCTTCCAGTTGTGAACAGCCAGAAATTCCTCCCCAAACCTTTCATTGAATCACCTCAAATTCTGCACACTTGTATTGAATAATATCACAACCAATACAACAAAATCAATAGTAAAATTAATAATTGTTATGTTTAAAAGAACAATACTTATGCGAATGAAGAATTTGTACTGTCAAACCCTAGACAATGAAAAATGCGACCGAAGATGAGTGAATAAACGGCGGGAGTTCCTGAAGTTCGGGAATTTGGAAATGTGAATGAATGAATAAGTCAT comes from Mesotoga sp. UBA6090 and encodes:
- a CDS encoding MFS transporter codes for the protein MKGLGRNFWLFTTGRLVSLIGSGVQALAIPLYILDITGSGAMMGTFSIVTMLPRILFGPIAGVLGDRFNRKLIMIYMDFARGAAILTIAYLANIEALTITLLFVFQLIVSTLDISFDPATAAMLPDIIEEDNLMRGNSIR